One part of the Thermococcus litoralis DSM 5473 genome encodes these proteins:
- a CDS encoding exosome complex RNA-binding protein Csl4 yields the protein MDKKEKKRVKDGDIVLPGDYLGVIEEFLPGEGIIEENGELYAARAGRVRINPEKIEISVEPLTDTPPLPQVGDVVIARVIEVKPQAAIVQLLRIEGRKGYREIATSKLAGIHISQVRDGYVESMSNEFKIGDIVRARVLTNEKSPIQLTTKGSDLGVVYALCSSCRTPLVRRGNVLICPKCGRTETRKLSTYYRKLKLE from the coding sequence ATGGATAAAAAAGAAAAGAAAAGGGTAAAAGATGGAGATATAGTTCTTCCAGGGGATTATCTTGGGGTTATCGAGGAGTTTCTTCCTGGTGAGGGCATAATAGAGGAGAATGGAGAGCTGTATGCGGCAAGAGCTGGAAGAGTAAGGATAAACCCCGAAAAGATTGAAATATCCGTGGAACCATTAACCGATACCCCACCCCTCCCACAGGTGGGGGATGTTGTAATAGCGAGAGTTATAGAAGTAAAACCACAAGCCGCCATAGTTCAGCTGCTTAGAATTGAGGGTAGAAAGGGGTACAGAGAGATAGCAACGTCAAAACTTGCTGGAATACATATCTCTCAAGTTAGGGATGGATACGTGGAGTCAATGAGCAACGAGTTCAAAATTGGGGACATTGTTAGGGCGAGGGTATTAACGAATGAGAAGAGCCCTATACAGCTCACCACAAAGGGTTCTGATTTGGGAGTAGTTTATGCCCTCTGTTCTTCATGCAGGACTCCTTTAGTGAGGAGGGGAAACGTGCTCATATGTCCAAAATGCGGGAGAACAGAGACAAGAAAGCTTTCGACATACTATAGAAAGCTGAAGCTGGAGTAA
- a CDS encoding IS200/IS605 family accessory protein TnpB-related protein: MNKAVSYIVNYCLENGIGNVVIGELKGVKQNTDLGRRNNQNFHYIPYGLFKQKLKAKCERYGINYIEVDEAYTSKVDALALEPIEKREKYLGKRVRRGLFQSSTGVLINADVNGALNILRKVAGDSPIRGIAGSGRVNRPVRVRLPWGGLTPHEAPSLRTG, from the coding sequence ATGAACAAGGCGGTAAGCTACATTGTGAACTACTGCCTTGAGAACGGTATTGGGAACGTCGTCATCGGGGAGCTGAAGGGAGTAAAGCAGAACACCGACCTCGGAAGGAGGAACAACCAGAACTTCCATTATATTCCTTACGGCCTCTTCAAGCAAAAGCTCAAGGCAAAGTGCGAGCGGTATGGTATCAACTACATCGAGGTTGATGAAGCCTACACGAGTAAGGTTGATGCCCTCGCCCTCGAACCGATTGAAAAGAGGGAGAAGTATCTTGGAAAGAGGGTGAGGCGTGGACTGTTCCAGTCTTCCACTGGTGTTTTGATAAACGCTGATGTGAACGGTGCTTTGAACATTTTGAGAAAGGTAGCCGGCGATTCTCCTATCAGGGGGATAGCCGGTAGTGGCCGTGTGAACCGGCCTGTGAGGGTTAGGCTACCTTGGGGTGGCTTAACTCCTCACGAAGCCCCGTCCTTGCGGACGGGGTAG
- a CDS encoding ATPase domain-containing protein gives MSRTGIEYFDEHILKDGFPDGSLILVAGEPGAGKTIFSATFIYNGAKKFGEKGIYISLAETKSEFYESMRQLEMDFEELEKEGLFKFVDLVTVSEETIEKEIELLMNEIVKFQPKRIVIDSISVFAQVLGAEKTRVFLHAMLGRFIKAYNSTALLIAEKPMGAEKIGYGVEEFVVDGVVILRYESFGEVTRRIMKIPKMRRRSVERPQYEYVITQNGIEFLAVPELKREEMEYTVEKITTGIEKLDEMLDGGIYKGANVLLVGMTGTGKTTFSLHFTIANALQGRKAVYLAFEEPVDQIIRAAKNYGMPIEEALNSNLKIFTWIPESKTPVYTFLKIREIIEEVKPEILVIDSLTALRQHMEEKELAKMIRYLNLLTKANRVTTYFTLNEETSFEVVPFTGASTMVDVIIGLKYQVKNGNIERKMAIVKARGSNHSRKIHRYEITDKGVEIYE, from the coding sequence ATGAGCAGAACGGGAATTGAATATTTTGATGAGCATATCCTCAAAGACGGCTTTCCGGATGGCTCTTTAATCTTAGTTGCCGGAGAGCCAGGAGCAGGGAAGACTATATTCTCAGCAACTTTCATATACAACGGTGCCAAGAAATTTGGAGAGAAAGGAATTTATATCTCACTTGCAGAAACCAAAAGCGAATTCTATGAATCAATGAGACAGCTCGAGATGGATTTCGAAGAACTCGAAAAAGAGGGACTGTTTAAATTTGTAGACCTTGTCACGGTAAGCGAGGAGACAATAGAAAAAGAAATAGAACTTTTAATGAATGAAATAGTGAAGTTTCAACCAAAAAGGATTGTTATCGACTCCATAAGCGTCTTCGCTCAAGTTTTGGGAGCCGAAAAAACAAGAGTGTTCCTCCACGCAATGCTTGGGAGATTTATAAAAGCCTACAACTCAACTGCCCTCCTAATTGCTGAAAAGCCAATGGGAGCTGAAAAAATAGGATATGGCGTTGAGGAATTCGTCGTTGATGGGGTTGTTATACTCCGCTATGAGTCCTTTGGAGAGGTCACAAGAAGGATAATGAAAATCCCAAAAATGAGAAGGAGAAGCGTTGAAAGACCACAGTATGAGTACGTGATAACCCAGAATGGAATTGAATTCTTAGCAGTTCCCGAGCTCAAGAGAGAAGAGATGGAGTACACGGTGGAGAAGATTACAACTGGGATAGAAAAACTCGATGAAATGCTCGATGGAGGAATATACAAGGGGGCAAACGTTTTACTAGTTGGCATGACAGGAACTGGAAAAACCACGTTCTCTCTGCACTTCACCATAGCCAATGCATTACAGGGAAGAAAGGCAGTATACCTTGCCTTTGAAGAACCAGTAGACCAGATAATAAGAGCAGCTAAAAACTACGGCATGCCGATAGAGGAAGCCCTAAATAGTAATCTCAAAATCTTTACTTGGATCCCAGAAAGCAAAACCCCTGTATATACCTTCCTAAAAATTAGGGAGATAATAGAAGAAGTTAAACCTGAAATATTGGTGATAGACAGCTTAACCGCATTGAGGCAGCATATGGAAGAGAAAGAACTTGCAAAAATGATCAGGTATCTTAATTTACTGACAAAAGCAAACAGAGTGACCACTTACTTCACGTTAAATGAAGAGACCAGCTTTGAGGTTGTGCCATTTACAGGAGCGAGCACCATGGTTGATGTTATAATAGGGCTCAAGTACCAAGTAAAAAACGGGAACATAGAGCGGAAAATGGCAATTGTAAAAGCGAGAGGATCGAATCATTCAAGAAAAATACACAGATATGAAATCACCGATAAGGGGGTGGAAATTTATGAATAA
- a CDS encoding NitrOD5 domain-containing protein, whose translation MNKGEEILAKAISAALREVAPGLESVLEAHLRATLNKGLEVAYENPKEFKDAVSKLFGEYSARLLEMVIINKLKGRVGEEGEINSLEELVEQIRKIYGE comes from the coding sequence ATGAATAAAGGTGAAGAAATTTTGGCTAAAGCAATTTCTGCAGCCCTTAGAGAGGTAGCTCCGGGGCTGGAGTCGGTTTTAGAGGCCCACCTTAGAGCGACTTTGAATAAAGGCCTTGAGGTGGCATACGAGAATCCAAAGGAATTCAAAGATGCTGTTTCAAAACTTTTTGGTGAGTACAGCGCTAGGTTACTGGAGATGGTAATCATAAACAAACTCAAAGGGCGTGTTGGAGAGGAAGGAGAAATCAACTCCTTGGAGGAATTAGTGGAACAGATACGCAAGATTTACGGTGAATAG
- a CDS encoding threonine--tRNA ligase, with translation MRMLLIHSDYLEYEVKDKALKKPEEISEEQKKGRLEEVLAAFISVEKVDEQNPEEVVEKAVKEIEDVASQVKTKNIFVYPFAHLSSELGSPDIALKILKEIEEKLKEKGYNVKRAPFGYYKAFKLSCKGHPLAELSRTIIPGEAKKEEEVPEALKKEEELVSYWYILTPEGELIEVDKFDFSGYENLRKFANYEISKSRVATEEPPHVKIMLEQELVDYEEGSDPGNLRYYPKGRLIKSLLENYVTEKVIEYGAMEVETPIMYDFEHPALEKYLNRFPARQYIVKSGDKKFFLRFAACFGQFLIKKDATISYRHLPLRMYELTRYSFRREKRGELSGLRRLRAFTMPDMHTVAKDLQQAMEEFKKQYKLSMEVLKGVGLTPEDYEVAIRFTEDFWNENKNFIVELARIIGKPVLIEMWKQRFFYFILKFEFNFVDNLDKAAALSTVQIDVENAQRFGITYYDENGEEKYPLILHCSPSGAIERVMYAILEKQAKLMKQGKKPMYPLWLSPIQVRVIPVSDKYLDYALYVAGKLEGAKIRADVDDRNERLNKKIREAEKEWIPYIVVVGENEKRMGVITVRKREGGQYEMHIEDLIKEIKQKTEGFPYKPRPLPLLVSMRPRFRG, from the coding sequence ATGAGAATGCTCCTGATACACAGTGACTACCTCGAGTATGAGGTAAAGGATAAAGCCCTGAAAAAACCCGAGGAGATAAGCGAAGAACAGAAAAAAGGCAGGCTTGAAGAGGTTCTTGCCGCCTTTATAAGCGTGGAGAAGGTAGATGAACAAAATCCGGAGGAAGTTGTTGAGAAGGCTGTTAAAGAGATAGAGGACGTTGCTTCTCAGGTGAAAACAAAGAACATTTTCGTTTATCCCTTCGCCCATCTAAGCAGTGAGCTCGGTTCTCCAGACATTGCATTGAAGATACTCAAGGAGATCGAAGAAAAGCTTAAAGAGAAGGGTTACAACGTTAAGAGAGCACCTTTTGGCTATTACAAGGCATTCAAGCTCAGCTGTAAGGGTCACCCTCTCGCGGAGCTTTCAAGGACAATTATACCGGGTGAAGCAAAGAAAGAGGAAGAGGTGCCAGAGGCCCTCAAGAAAGAAGAGGAGCTCGTCAGCTACTGGTACATCCTCACACCAGAGGGAGAGCTCATCGAGGTGGACAAGTTTGACTTCTCTGGCTATGAAAACCTCAGAAAGTTTGCAAACTATGAGATAAGCAAGAGCAGAGTTGCAACGGAAGAGCCTCCTCATGTGAAGATAATGCTCGAACAGGAGCTTGTGGACTATGAGGAAGGCAGCGACCCTGGAAACCTCCGCTACTATCCAAAGGGGAGGCTCATAAAGTCCCTTCTTGAGAACTATGTAACGGAAAAGGTTATCGAATATGGAGCAATGGAAGTTGAAACGCCAATTATGTATGACTTCGAGCACCCAGCCCTTGAGAAGTATCTCAACAGATTTCCAGCAAGGCAGTACATAGTAAAAAGCGGTGATAAAAAGTTCTTCCTCAGGTTTGCAGCCTGTTTTGGTCAGTTCCTCATAAAGAAGGACGCCACAATCAGCTATCGCCACCTGCCGCTTAGAATGTACGAACTCACGAGATATTCATTTAGAAGGGAAAAACGCGGTGAGCTCTCTGGCTTGAGAAGGCTTAGGGCATTTACAATGCCCGATATGCACACGGTAGCCAAAGACCTACAGCAAGCAATGGAAGAGTTCAAGAAGCAGTATAAGCTCAGTATGGAAGTCCTCAAGGGAGTTGGATTAACTCCGGAGGATTATGAAGTGGCAATAAGATTCACAGAAGACTTCTGGAATGAAAACAAGAACTTCATAGTAGAGCTCGCAAGGATAATCGGAAAGCCTGTCTTAATCGAGATGTGGAAGCAGAGGTTCTTCTACTTCATCCTCAAGTTCGAGTTCAACTTTGTCGATAACCTCGACAAGGCTGCTGCCCTAAGCACGGTGCAGATAGATGTGGAAAACGCCCAAAGATTTGGAATAACATACTACGACGAGAACGGGGAAGAAAAGTACCCACTAATCCTCCACTGCTCGCCGAGTGGGGCAATAGAGAGAGTCATGTACGCTATACTTGAAAAGCAAGCAAAGCTCATGAAGCAGGGCAAAAAGCCCATGTATCCGCTCTGGCTAAGTCCAATTCAGGTTAGGGTTATCCCCGTTAGCGATAAGTACCTCGATTATGCCCTCTACGTTGCTGGAAAGCTCGAAGGGGCAAAGATAAGAGCCGATGTCGACGATAGAAATGAAAGACTTAACAAAAAGATAAGGGAAGCAGAGAAAGAATGGATACCCTACATAGTTGTCGTCGGTGAAAACGAAAAGAGAATGGGAGTAATAACCGTCAGAAAAAGAGAAGGCGGACAGTATGAGATGCACATTGAAGACTTAATAAAAGAGATAAAGCAGAAAACAGAAGGGTTCCCCTACAAACCAAGGCCATTGCCTCTGCTTGTAAGCATGAGGCCGAGGTTCAGAGGATGA
- a CDS encoding aspartate/glutamate racemase family protein: MKKIGIIGGTSPESTLYYYRKYIEISREKFEPYFFPELIIYSINFKDFKDNPNGWEGRKRILINAAKALEKAGAEVIGISANTPHIVFPEVKNEINAEMVSIIDAVAEEAKRRNLKRLLLLGTKTTMTMPFYKNALEEKGFEVIVPGEEEIEEINRIIFEELMFENFRSKGWLIELIERYAKGKNIEGVIFGCTELPLAIKPGDVSVEVLDSAEIHMRALINAAL; this comes from the coding sequence ATGAAGAAGATTGGAATAATAGGTGGCACAAGTCCGGAATCTACCCTCTACTACTACAGAAAATACATTGAGATTTCAAGGGAAAAGTTTGAGCCTTATTTCTTTCCGGAGCTGATAATCTACTCCATAAACTTCAAGGACTTCAAAGACAACCCCAATGGATGGGAAGGCAGAAAGAGAATTCTGATAAATGCCGCAAAGGCTCTTGAAAAGGCAGGTGCAGAAGTTATTGGAATCTCTGCAAACACTCCACACATTGTTTTTCCGGAAGTTAAGAACGAGATAAACGCTGAAATGGTAAGCATAATCGATGCAGTCGCTGAAGAGGCAAAGAGGAGAAACCTCAAGCGGCTCCTTCTCTTGGGAACAAAAACCACGATGACAATGCCCTTTTACAAAAACGCTTTGGAAGAGAAGGGATTTGAGGTAATCGTTCCGGGAGAAGAGGAAATCGAAGAAATCAACAGGATAATCTTTGAGGAGCTGATGTTTGAAAACTTCAGAAGCAAAGGATGGCTCATTGAACTCATTGAGAGGTACGCAAAAGGCAAAAACATTGAAGGCGTTATATTCGGCTGCACTGAGCTTCCCCTTGCAATAAAGCCGGGGGATGTGAGCGTTGAAGTTTTGGATAGTGCTGAAATTCACATGAGGGCTTTGATAAACGCTGCCCTCTGA
- a CDS encoding DUF2067 family protein translates to MKAKKVMVIHVKDDIEKEELMKELQKLELPAFIYVHGKLNSLKINIQGTKDEIREAMQKVRDIHQRVRSRLYPDRRGFYQYNIDDIFREAGTSVSVPILLKTLELLGEKAELRDNRLISSLPWNEIVELTKKLGEALSEVALQTTRQIREVVLPIAVAFELEPEEVLDIALELGVAEYKEDKFKYELIKNKEQALEIMLKKLTGEENED, encoded by the coding sequence ATGAAAGCCAAGAAGGTTATGGTTATTCACGTTAAAGATGACATTGAAAAGGAGGAACTCATGAAAGAGCTGCAGAAACTCGAACTTCCCGCCTTTATTTACGTTCATGGCAAATTAAACTCCCTTAAAATAAACATCCAAGGAACCAAGGACGAGATAAGAGAAGCCATGCAGAAGGTCAGGGACATTCATCAGAGGGTACGCTCTCGCCTGTATCCAGACAGGAGGGGATTTTACCAATACAATATTGATGATATCTTCAGAGAAGCTGGAACTAGTGTTTCGGTTCCTATTCTTTTAAAGACCCTTGAGCTTCTTGGGGAGAAGGCTGAGCTTAGGGACAATAGACTTATAAGCTCCCTTCCGTGGAATGAGATTGTAGAACTAACTAAAAAACTCGGGGAAGCATTAAGCGAGGTAGCTTTACAGACCACAAGGCAAATAAGGGAAGTTGTGCTGCCCATAGCTGTAGCTTTTGAACTTGAGCCAGAGGAGGTTTTGGATATAGCCCTTGAACTGGGGGTTGCGGAGTATAAGGAGGATAAATTTAAATATGAACTCATCAAGAATAAGGAGCAAGCCCTGGAGATAATGTTGAAAAAACTAACAGGTGAGGAAAATGAAGATTGA
- a CDS encoding DNA-directed RNA polymerase subunit L: MKIEVIKREENLLEFYLVGEDHTFANLLNEVLHENKHVTFAAYTIEHPVLMARKPRFKVATDGKITPEKALEEAAQKIFDRAKEVLEAWEKAIKE, encoded by the coding sequence ATGAAGATTGAAGTCATAAAGCGTGAAGAAAACCTGCTTGAATTTTATCTTGTGGGGGAAGATCACACATTTGCAAACTTACTCAATGAAGTGCTTCATGAAAACAAACACGTCACATTTGCCGCATACACCATAGAGCACCCAGTTCTCATGGCAAGAAAGCCGAGGTTCAAAGTTGCCACCGATGGAAAAATAACCCCCGAAAAGGCTTTAGAAGAAGCTGCCCAGAAGATCTTTGATAGGGCAAAAGAGGTCCTTGAGGCTTGGGAGAAGGCAATAAAGGAGTAA
- a CDS encoding TBP-interacting protein, protein MKYSELSDRVKGVYSRIRMLDDYHWDIYEDKIVGYHRKSRLPVRIKLAESKEEAEKLSEEKEEYGIDIAVLPDNGTFYIKNGTFILSDRFLKATLMDIHDHIVWRGFKVVERDGKLVQEDFYEYLGGLLVRHLKNNMMNGQDYVFWQFYKCEKCGKYVDIESVPEHLAKHGISVAEKDSEEYEIFELNFLEGKVFNKFGEEVPQKQFAPESQAFLKEMLGEPKAQEE, encoded by the coding sequence ATGAAATACAGCGAGCTAAGTGACAGGGTAAAGGGAGTTTACTCGAGAATAAGGATGCTTGATGATTACCATTGGGACATTTATGAAGACAAAATAGTGGGCTACCACAGAAAGAGCAGGCTCCCGGTTAGGATAAAACTCGCGGAAAGTAAAGAAGAAGCTGAGAAATTAAGTGAAGAGAAAGAGGAGTATGGGATAGACATTGCAGTTCTTCCCGATAATGGAACTTTTTACATAAAGAACGGCACTTTCATACTTTCGGATAGATTTTTAAAAGCTACGTTAATGGATATCCACGACCATATCGTCTGGAGAGGATTTAAAGTCGTCGAAAGGGATGGAAAGCTCGTTCAAGAAGATTTTTACGAATATTTGGGCGGACTTTTAGTTAGGCATTTGAAGAACAACATGATGAACGGTCAGGATTACGTTTTCTGGCAGTTCTACAAGTGTGAAAAATGTGGAAAATACGTCGATATAGAGAGCGTCCCCGAACATCTAGCTAAACATGGGATTAGTGTTGCAGAAAAAGACAGCGAAGAGTACGAGATATTTGAGCTGAACTTCCTTGAAGGAAAAGTATTCAACAAATTTGGAGAGGAAGTTCCCCAAAAGCAGTTTGCTCCAGAATCACAGGCTTTCCTGAAGGAAATGCTTGGTGAACCAAAAGCTCAAGAAGAGTGA
- a CDS encoding translation initiation factor eIF-2B alpha/beta/delta subunit family protein (eIF-2BA; catalyzes the binding of GTP to IF2) — MLPEEIEELLKEMSEEKIHGASYLAKMGAKAYILLAERFEGEELVEKLKELGVEILNVNPTMASLYNLVRFMPITADPEFVKAKAEEFIKLSEEAKREIGNIGSELIDQNEVIITHSYSSTVFEILKKAKEKGKSFKVILTESEPDYEGLFLSKKLEELEIPFEVITDAQLGLFAKKATLALVGADNITKDGYVFNKAGTYPLALACHDNGVPFYVAAESFKIHPEAKAEDVKITERKFKRNHTIIRNYLFDATPWKYIRGIITELGILVPPKEI; from the coding sequence ATGCTTCCCGAAGAAATAGAAGAGCTCCTAAAAGAAATGAGTGAAGAAAAAATCCATGGAGCGTCATATCTGGCAAAAATGGGAGCTAAGGCTTACATACTGCTCGCGGAAAGGTTTGAAGGGGAAGAGTTGGTTGAAAAGCTCAAGGAACTTGGAGTTGAAATCCTCAACGTGAACCCCACCATGGCATCCCTGTACAATCTGGTGAGGTTCATGCCAATAACCGCAGATCCAGAGTTCGTCAAGGCGAAGGCAGAGGAGTTCATAAAGCTGAGTGAAGAGGCAAAGCGAGAAATCGGGAACATTGGAAGTGAGCTGATAGATCAGAATGAAGTAATAATCACTCACTCTTATTCTTCCACAGTCTTTGAGATATTAAAGAAAGCCAAGGAGAAGGGGAAGAGCTTCAAGGTAATCCTAACCGAAAGCGAACCAGATTATGAAGGATTATTCCTTTCCAAAAAGCTTGAAGAACTTGAGATACCTTTTGAGGTTATAACAGACGCTCAGCTAGGACTTTTTGCAAAGAAAGCAACTTTAGCCTTGGTTGGAGCTGACAACATAACCAAGGATGGCTACGTTTTTAACAAAGCAGGAACTTACCCCCTTGCACTTGCCTGCCATGACAATGGAGTTCCCTTCTACGTAGCGGCGGAAAGCTTTAAAATACATCCAGAGGCAAAAGCTGAAGATGTTAAGATTACCGAGAGGAAGTTCAAGAGAAACCACACAATAATACGAAACTACCTTTTCGATGCAACACCTTGGAAGTACATAAGGGGAATAATCACAGAGCTCGGCATTCTCGTACCGCCAAAAGAAATTTAA
- a CDS encoding RNA-guided endonuclease InsQ/TnpB family protein produces MDKKTYKLLRTLTHLSKDLYNLTLYTVKQHYELNGTFLPYAKAYHLVKDSEPYKLLPSQVAQQTMKIVERNFRSFFHVLKERKKGNYNRPVRPPKYLPKNGHFVLIFPYQSFRVKEDRIILTLGKNFAEKYGVKHLEIPLPKNVKGHRIKEIRILPRYNALWFEVEYVYEVQPEEKDLDRSKYLAIDLGLDNFATCVSTTGTAFIIEGRGLKSFNQWWNKEKAKLQSQYDKQGIKFGRKMAWLLKKREERGERLYEQGGKLHCELLP; encoded by the coding sequence GTGGACAAGAAAACCTACAAACTCCTCAGGACGCTGACACACTTATCCAAAGACCTCTACAACCTCACCCTCTACACGGTTAAACAACACTACGAGCTTAATGGGACCTTTCTACCCTACGCCAAAGCCTACCACTTGGTTAAAGATAGCGAACCCTACAAACTCCTGCCAAGCCAAGTTGCACAACAAACAATGAAAATCGTGGAGAGAAACTTCCGCTCATTCTTTCACGTGCTCAAAGAGAGAAAGAAGGGCAACTACAACAGACCCGTTAGGCCACCGAAATACCTTCCGAAAAACGGGCACTTCGTTCTAATCTTCCCATACCAGTCCTTCAGGGTAAAAGAGGACAGGATTATCCTCACCCTTGGAAAGAACTTTGCCGAGAAGTATGGTGTTAAACACCTTGAAATCCCGCTCCCAAAGAACGTTAAAGGCCACAGGATTAAGGAAATCCGCATTCTTCCAAGATACAACGCCCTCTGGTTCGAGGTCGAATACGTTTATGAAGTTCAGCCCGAGGAGAAGGATTTAGACCGTTCAAAATACCTTGCCATTGATTTGGGTCTGGACAACTTCGCCACGTGTGTTTCCACCACTGGGACGGCCTTCATAATCGAAGGCCGGGGTTTGAAGAGCTTCAACCAGTGGTGGAACAAGGAGAAGGCGAAGCTCCAAAGCCAGTATGACAAGCAGGGGATTAAATTCGGGCGAAAGATGGCGTGGCTTCTCAAGAAGCGGGAAGAACGTGGTGAACGACTTTATGAACAAGGCGGTAAGCTACATTGTGAACTACTGCCTTGA